The Eriocheir sinensis breed Jianghai 21 chromosome 54, ASM2467909v1, whole genome shotgun sequence genome includes a region encoding these proteins:
- the LOC126983446 gene encoding sterile alpha motif domain-containing protein 1-like: MIASDAFTVATMNQLCKVCGEPAAGFHFGAFTCEGCKSFFGRTYNNLSQVHECKNGGQCVINKQNRTSCKACRLRKCLMVGMSKTGSRYGRRSNWFKIHCLLQEQAAFNGQPATSLRPPITPTLQDGSLPYVAGRLRDAMGHEAPLRPPAPPPHDLPAALSTLTAATHLQQREGGGGPEMDGRREQLLAALRQCHALEAPRHAADLDLRRPVDLEALRRHLEPEGERAAPLALLEWERRLREAARRGAHHHGLERKAPPMEAKAPPAASPDMDAASAPAKDDFERQCGGGGGGGGGRSSPGTCGLMTEEERLNFLKAVASPAPPQPPVTCGVRAPPPHDLLTYSSLNNNLFPFAPCPPLWSSVLPFPPLAKFDPPLPAPAPPTPPALKPAVFGAPEVSRAASPQRLAQEDAATKKRFLDAVLQVQRRSQTPSPRHDAAPAAVRPPHSAHASPPAAQAAPHDQPIDLTVRRKRKMDKSEIQYHPGDDKWLRGGEDDDDDDDEDDEVEEILEDEDEEEEVEEEDEAVEEVVEEEGKAESEGQVEVPVKLLKLDAAGGTVMV, from the exons tCGTTCTTCGGGCGCACGTACAACAACCTGTCACAAGTGCACGAGTGTAAGAACGGCGGCCAGTGCGTCATCAACAAGCAGAACAGAACCTCGTGCAAGGCTTGCCGCCTCAGGAAGTGTCTCATGGTGGGCATGTCCAAGACGGGATCCAG GTATGGCCGACGCTCCAACTGGTTTAAGATCCACTGCCTGCTACAGGAGCAGGCCGCCTTCAACGGCCAGCCGGCCACCAGCCTGCGGCCGCCCATCACGCCCACGCTGCAGGACGGCTCGCTGCCCTACGTGGCGGGCCGCCTGCGGGACGCCATGGGCCACGAGGCGCCGCTGAGGCCACCCGCGCCGCCGCCCCACGACCTGCCCGCCGCGCTGTCCACGCTGACGGCCGCCACGCACCTCCAGCAG CGGGAGGGCGGCGGTGGCCCCGAGATGGATGGTCGCCGCGAGCAGCTGCTGGCGGCGCTGCGTCAGTGCCACGCCCTGGAGGCCCCGCGTCACGCCGCGGACCTGGACCTACGGCGACCCGTGGACCTGGAGGCGCTGCGCCGCCACCTGGAGCCCGAGGGGGAGCGCGCGGCGCCGCTGGCCCTGCTGGAGTGGGAGCGGCGCCTGCGGGAGGCGGCGCGACGCGGCGCGCACCACCACGGCCTGGAGCGGAAGGCGCCGCCGATGGAGGCCAAGGCGCCGCCCGCCGCCTCGCCCGACATGGACGCCGCCTCCGCACCCGCCAAGGACGACTTCGAGCGGcagtgcggcggcggcggcggcggcggcgggggacgaAGCTCCCCAGGCACCTGCGGCCTCATGACGGAGGAGGAGCGGCTCAACTTCTTGAAGGCGGTGGCGAGCCCCGCCCCCCCGCAGCCGCCCGTGACCTGCGGGGTGCGGGCGCCGCCCCCCCACGACCTGCTGACGTACTCGTCCCTCAACAACAACCTGTTCCCCTTCGCGCCGTGCCCGCCGCTCTGGTCCTCCgtcctccccttcccgcccctcgCCAAGTTCGACCCGCCCCTGCCCGCCCCCGCTCCCCCCACGCCCCCCGCCCTGAAGCCCGCGGTGTTCGGCGCCCCCGAGGTGTCGCGCGCCGCCTCGCCGCAGCGCCTGGCCCAGGAGGACGCAGCCACCAAGAAGCGCTTCCTGGACGCCGTGCTGCAGGTGCAGCGCCGCAGTCAGACGCCCTCGCCGCGCCATGACGCCGCGCCCGCCGCCGTGCGCCCTCCCCACAGCGCCCACGCCTCGCCGCCCGCCGCCCAGGCCGCGCCGCACGACCAGCCCATCGACCTCACCGTGAGGCGGAAGCGCAAGATGGACAAGAGCGAGATCCAGTACCACCCCGGCGACGACAAGTGGCTGCGGGGCggcgaggacgacgacgacgacgacgacgaggatgatgaggtggaggagatcctggaggacgaggacgaggaggaggaggtggaggaggaggacgaggcggtggaggaggtggtggaggaggagggcaaggcggAGAGCGAGGGTCAGGTGGAGGTGCCCGTGAAGCTGCTCAAGCTGGACGCCGCGGGGGGGACGGTcatggtgtga